The genome window ACAATGGCCACGCGGTCTCGGCGGCCATCTACCGCAAGCTGCCCTTCGACTCGGTCAAGGACTTCGCGCCCGTCTCCATGCTGTGCGCCCAGCCGCTGGTGGTGGCGGCCGGCAAGAACTTCCCGGCCGCCGACATCGCCGGGCTGGTGAAGCTGGCCAGGGCGCAGCCCGGCAAGCTGAACTACGCGAGCGTCGGCATCGGCAGCACCCAGCATTTCGCCGGCGAGCTGCTGCGGCAGGTCAGCGGTATCGACATCGTCCACGTCCCCTACAAGGGCACGCCGAACGCGGTGGCGGCCGTGCTGAGCGGCGAGGTGGAACTGCTGGTGGACGTGGCCTCGCCCCTGCTGGGCCACATCCGCGCCGGGGAACTCAAACCCCTGGCGGTGACCTCGCCGCGGCGCTACGAAGGCCTGCCCCAGACGCCCACGGCGCTGGAGTCGGGCGTGGCCGGCTACGACGTGACGACCTGGTACGGGCTGGCCTTCCCGGCCGGCACGCCCACCGCCATCGTCGACAAGATGAACCAGGCGGTGCGCCGGGCGCTGGCCGACGAGAACCTCCGCAAGCAGACGCTGGCGGCGGCCTGCCTGCCGGAGGCCTCCACGCCGCAGGCAATGACCAGCCACGTCGGCGCCGAGATCG of Pigmentiphaga sp. H8 contains these proteins:
- a CDS encoding tripartite tricarboxylate transporter substrate binding protein — translated: MFHTDPKRPGALLCALAMTLALPAAAQDWPSRPVRMVVGFAPGGGTDIIARMVAQPLAEILGQPIVVENKPGAGGTLAAGTVARAAPDGHTVFVMNNGHAVSAAIYRKLPFDSVKDFAPVSMLCAQPLVVAAGKNFPAADIAGLVKLARAQPGKLNYASVGIGSTQHFAGELLRQVSGIDIVHVPYKGTPNAVAAVLSGEVELLVDVASPLLGHIRAGELKPLAVTSPRRYEGLPQTPTALESGVAGYDVTTWYGLAFPAGTPTAIVDKMNQAVRRALADENLRKQTLAAACLPEASTPQAMTSHVGAEIERWRTVMQKAGIEQQ